GTGGAGCTTCCAATTGATGAAGAAGAAGTTGAAAAAATCAGAAAATTAGATACTGGTAATAAAAAATGAAATCAACTGTAGTTGGAAGTTTTCCAGTTGAAGTAAAAGAAGCAACTTCAACTAAAGATAAATTGCTCAAGGCATTAGGTGCATATGATGCATTTAATGAATCAATTAAAGAGAGTATTATCGCCCAGCTTGATGCAGGCGTAGATATTGTTTCTGACGGTCAGGTCAGGGGTGACATGGTTTCTATTTTTACTGAATATATTCCCGGAATGAAAATTGTTGACGGCAATACTGAGATTGTCTCAAAAATCAGAAAGCCTATTCAGGAAATTTCCATTAAAGACCTTCAGTATGCTAAAAAAGTAATGAAAGAATATTTCAACGGCAATATTCCCGAAGGAAAAGGTGTTAAAGGAATCATTACTGGTCCAAATACTATTGTTCACTCTTCAAGAATTCAGGGTTTCTATAAAAACAAGGAAGATGCCATACTTGATTTGGCTCACAGCCTTAAATATGAAGTGGATGCGATTGCCAGTAAAGTGGAACCTGTATACATTCAAATTGACGAACCGTTTTTATCAACTGGTATGGTTGATATGAAAACTGCCCGTGAAGCTATTTCAATTTTAAAAGATGGTTTGGATGTTCCTTTGGCTATGCATGTTTGTGGTATATTAAAGGATGCTTTTAAAGATATTGCTCGTTTTAATGTTGATATTCTTGATTTTGAATTTGCAGGAAACAATGTTAATTTAGGAGTTTTAGAGGAGAATTATAATTTGATTTCTGATAAAAAGATCGGCTTTGGATGTGTTGACTCATCAGTAAATACTGTTGATAATATTGATGATGTTGAGGATTTGATTAAAAAAGCTGTTGAAATTGTTGGAAAGGACAATTTACTATTGGACCCTGATTGCGGTTTGAGAAGAGCTCCAAAAGATGTTGCATTTGAAAAATTAAAAATAATGAATGTATTAAAAGATAAATACAGTTAATAATTAAAATAAATTAATGTTTAATTTGTTTTACAAATTAAACATATTTTATATGAATAAACTCATATCACTTTTTTCTCCGGAACCAATAAATGTTGATACTCCACCTAGTTCAACTCCATCTATCAGTTCTTCTTTATGGATTCCCATAATGTCCATTGACATCTGACATGCTACAAGACGAACTCCATGTTCTTTTGCTGTTTCAA
The window above is part of the Methanobrevibacter sp. genome. Proteins encoded here:
- a CDS encoding methionine synthase is translated as MKSTVVGSFPVEVKEATSTKDKLLKALGAYDAFNESIKESIIAQLDAGVDIVSDGQVRGDMVSIFTEYIPGMKIVDGNTEIVSKIRKPIQEISIKDLQYAKKVMKEYFNGNIPEGKGVKGIITGPNTIVHSSRIQGFYKNKEDAILDLAHSLKYEVDAIASKVEPVYIQIDEPFLSTGMVDMKTAREAISILKDGLDVPLAMHVCGILKDAFKDIARFNVDILDFEFAGNNVNLGVLEENYNLISDKKIGFGCVDSSVNTVDNIDDVEDLIKKAVEIVGKDNLLLDPDCGLRRAPKDVAFEKLKIMNVLKDKYS